The following coding sequences are from one Ananas comosus cultivar F153 unplaced genomic scaffold, ASM154086v1, whole genome shotgun sequence window:
- the LOC109705334 gene encoding uncharacterized protein LOC109705334, producing the protein MSRFFGDSVEVEDLIEWENYILSRYTTQLCRAGILGGIVASRGKYNKNINIIKALVELWCSETNTFHLPYGEVGISLWEIRGLSGLPIIGDMYDEYILPNSELYNKNNYPNCVRELFDIYEWLIARSSNKRVRYDLWVNFFYTSCKKLSRSKSRNISNRELAPSYTEDTTRATYISLWLCNFVMPSWLDHFIRPETFIMASKLALGERVALAPAILCAIHAGLSFMSDHPEGPAHPGPQFPVSFLYTWIGLHFEQTYSRKVISDNIKNIAGLQSHPQMILFMDAAASPFNAKRARIHLRSSSHFVWRPLPYSYSFVNDGWLYDAKLTTGECKYPKEVYEYIISIRQSVLPLRLGNKLHTQPYNPHRFARQFGFDQSFPESINVPKLANHLGTLAGCWNHFLRYGTSTNYFIPKEDRIGKPTLHYTRWWSNSVHSSFKHGVGYLLNADDPRKKKKKSVMKNSTFEGRLNSSNVINERVLNSPEPEGKQLDLFPEYDHIQAGPSDDSSQFEVIGLSFPIHEDDRYKKSKEVLIMDSPTGESQIGKSGSIEDDISPYDDELVSKPSPPKDPLTDVADIGVSSFSEACATHHEDEGAKKDDDSIVEKSKNEAITESPSLGKRERVIDISTIEIFW; encoded by the exons CTCTCTCGTTACACAACTCAATTATGTCGTGCTGGCATTTTGGGAGGTATTGTAGCTTCACGTGggaaatacaataaaaatattaatatcattAAGGCATTGGTAGAGCTATGGTGTTCAGAAACAAATACTTTTCATCTTCCATATGGTGAGGTTGGGATTTCTTTATGGGAAATTAGGGGGCTTAGTGGGCTTCCAATTATTGGTGACATGTATGATGAGTATATCCTACCAAATTCTGAACTTTATAACAAAAACAATTATCCCAATTGTGTTAGGGAGCTTTTTGATATTTATGAATGGCTTATAGCTCGATCTTCTAATAAGCGTGTACGGTATGACTTATGGGTGAATTTCTTTTACACAAGCTGTAAGAAGTTGAGTCGATCTAAATCTCGAAATATAAGCAACAGAGAGCTCGCTCCCTCATATACAGAAGATACAACTCGAGCGACCTACATTTCCTTATGGCTATGCAATTTTGTAATGCCTTCTTGGTTAGATCATTTTATCAGGCCGGAAACATTTATTATGGCTTCTAAGCTAGCGTTAGGTGAGAGGGTTGCCTTAGCCCCTGCTATTCTTTGTGCCATTCACGCCGGCTTGTCTTTCATGAGTGACCATCCCGAAGGTCCTGCGCATCCTGGGCCTCAATTCCCTGTTAGTTTTCTATATACGTGGATTGGTCTTCATTTTGAACAGACTTATTCTAGGAAGGTGATCAGCGATAATATCAAAAACATCGCCGGCTTACAAAGCCATCCTCAAATGATACTTTTTATGGATGCGGCAGCTTCTCCTTTTAATGCTAAGCGAGCACGAATTCATCTCAGATCAAGCTCCCATTTTGTGTGGCGTCCCTTGccatattcttattcttttgttAATGATGGTTGGCTTTATGATGCAAAATTGACTACAGGAGAGTGTAAATATCCAAAAGAGGtctatgaatatataatttctatCAGACAGAGTGTGCTTCCACTTCGTTTGGGGAACAAACTGCACACACAGCCATATAATCCTCATCGTTTTGCTCGACAATTTGGCTTTGATCAATCTTTTCCTGAAAGTATCAATGTTCCTAAACTAGCCAATCATCTTGGGACACTTGCTGGGTGTTGGAATCATTTTCTGCGATATGGAACTTCTACTAACTATTTTATACCAAAGGAAGATCGGATTGGCAAACCGACTTTACATTATACGCGTTGGTGGTCTAATAGCGTGCATTCGAGCTTCAAGCATGGAGTGGGCTATTTACTAAATGCAGATGATCCCcgcaagaagaagaaaaaaagtgttatgaaaaattcaacttttgaGGGAAGATTGAATTCCTCAAATGTTATAAACGAAAGAGTACTAAATTCTCCAGAACCAGAGGGAAAGCAACTTGACTTATTTCCAGAATATGATCATATTCAAGCTGGTCCTTCCGATGACTCTTCTCAATTTGAAGTTATTGGCCTCAGTTTTCCAATTCACGAAGATGATAGATATAAGAAATCTAAG GAAGTGCTCATTATGGATTCACCCACCGGAG AATCACAAATCGGAAAGAGTGGGTCTATTGAGGATGATATATCTCCGTATGATGATGAATTGGTTTCAAAACCTTCGCCGCCAAAG GATCCACTCACAGATGTTGCAGATATTGGAGTGTCATCTTTCAGTGAAGCTTGCGCGACTCATCATGag GATGAGGGTGCTAAAAAAGATGATGACAGTATAGTAGAGAAAAGCAAAAATGAAGCTATAACAGAATCGCCTTCACTGGGTAAAAGAGAACGAGTTATTGATATTTCGACTATAGAG ATTTTCTGGTAG